CGCCGGGTAAGCAGCATGCACAAATCAGGCACGAGGAGAGACCATCATGATCCGCACTCTTTTTGCGACCACCGCGATCGCTACACTGCTCGCAACCGGCGCCCTTGCGCAGACGACAACCGCTCCGGCGCAACAGGCCCCCGCCGCCGAAACCACGGCTCCGGTGCCGCGCGCCGACGGCGCGCTGATGTCCAATATCATCGGCGAGTCTGTCTATAATGGCACCGGTGACGACGCCCAGAACATCGGCAAGGTCGATGATGTCGTCTTCGATTCCAGCGGCAAGGCCAAATCCGCCATCATCGGGGTCGGCGGTTTTCTCGGCGTCGGCAAGAAAGACGTCGCCTTCGACTACGCGAAGCTGGAATGGGCCGAGAAGAATGGCGACCGCTGGCTGGTCGCCAAATCGACCAAGGATGAGTTGAACGCCCTGCCGGCATTCGATCGCAAGCCTTATGACCCGGCGCCGGCGCAGGCGACCGATGCCACGCAGCCCGCCAACAACACGACAGCACAGGCTCCGGCGGCCGCACCGGCCGAGCCGGTGAAGAAGGCCGAGGGCAACCTCGCGTCCAACATCATGGGCGAGTCGGTCTATAACGGCACCGCGGACGACGCCCAGAAGATCGGCGACGTCAACGACATCGTTCTTGCCAAGGACGGCAAGGCTGAATCCCTCGTGATCGGCGTGGGGGGCTTCCTCGGCATTGGTGAGAAGAACGTCGCCTATGACTTCGCCAAGGCAAAATGGGCCGAGAAGAATGGCGACCGCTGGCTGGTGGCCGAGACCACCAAGGAGGAGTTGCAGGCGCAGCCCGACTTCAACCGCAAGGCCTATGACCCGGCGCCGGGCACGACCACGGCCGCGAACAACGCTCCCGCGGCGACCACGCCCGCGGTGGTGTCTTCGGACACGACCTCCGACAAGGGGGCCAAGCCGGCAGAGCCCGCCCAGTCGACGGCAGAGAACAAGCCCGCGGCGCCGGCGGCCCAGAGCACTGCTGAGAACAAGCCCACCGACAATGGCACCGCCGCAACCGACCAGACCAAGACCTCGTCCATCGACAAGTCGACGCTGACCGAAATGCCCATGGGCAATATCAGGGTCGATGATCTGAAGGGTACGACGGTCTATGGCGCCAACGACGCCGAGATCGGTTCCATCGGCGACGTCGTGCTGACGCCCGAAAACAAGCCGGACGCGGTCATCGTCGATGTCGGCGGCTTCCTCGGCATCGGCGCCAAGGAGGTGGCGCTCGGCATGGACAAGCTGAAATTCATGACCGACAAGAACGGCAAGAAATATCTCTACACCAACTTCACCAAGGAACAGCTGCAGGCGCAGACGGCCTATGACAAGAGCAGTTATGCCGCCAATCGCGACCAGCAGCGGATGATGCTGAAGTAAAGGAATAGGGCAGTAGGGCAGTAGGGAGCGATTCCCATACTGCCTTACTGCCCTACTGCCTTGGCAACGCACCCAGCCACTCCATCCTCCGTCAGTTCCGCCAAGGCCAGCGACTGGTCGAGGTGAGTAGCGCGCCAGGCTAGCATCTTCTCCGCGAACTCGAGTCGCACCGGCAGATAGGCGGGGTCGTTCGCCACATTGTTCAGTTCTCTCGGGTCTTGCGACAGGTCGAACAGAAGCGCCGGCAGGTCGCCGCCGAAATGGACATATTTGAAGCCGGCCGAGCGGATGACGGCGAGATTGCAGTCGCGCGACTCCATGCCGAAATGGCGTTCGGCGTCGCCTGCCGCGATCGTGCGGAAGTCGAATTCCCAATGCGCGGCGTCGCGCCAGTTCCCGGGGCGGTCGCCGTCAAGCCACGGGGTGAGCGGGCAGCCGTCGAGATGGCGCTGCGGCGCGGCGCCGATCAGGTCGAGCAAGGTCGGAAAGACGTCGACGGCTTCGGTGAAATGATCCACGGATGAACCGGCCGCTGCTTTCCGGCGCGGGTCGCGGACGATCAGCGGAATGTGGTAACTGGCATCGAAGAAGCCGCCTTTGCCCAGCATGAAATGGTCGCCCATCATCTCGGCATGGTCGGATGTAAGGACGACGATGGTGTCGTCCCAGGCGCCGGCCGATTTGATCGCCTGCCAGATACGGCCGAGCTGCGCATCGACTTCCGAAATCATGCCGTAATAGATGGCGCGGATGCGGCGGAAATTCTCCTCGCTCCAGTCCGGCACGTTGCCCTTCATGCCTGGAACGAATTTCGTTCTCTTCTGGAGGGCGAGATCATAGGCGAGATAGGGGTGGCTTGCGGCTTCGGCTTGCCAATTTGCCGCCCGCTTGAAAGCGGGGCCTTCAGCCGGATCGTACATCGTATTGTAAGGCTCCGGCACGATGAAGGGCGGGTGCGGGCTGATGAAGGAGATGTGCGCGAACCATGGCGCGCCCTTCTCCTGCTCGCCAAGCCAGCGGATGAATTCGCCGGCCAGGAAAGCGCTCGGCGTCTGGTCCTTCGAATAGACCGGCGGCGCGTTGGTCACGTCGCATTCCGCCTGCCCTCCGGCCGGACGGTGGATGCCAGGGCTGCCGGAGCTCGTGTCTATGCCTTGCGCGCGCAGCCATGACAGCCACTGCTTCTGATGCTCGGGCAAAGCCTGTCGGACGGTGAAGCCAGGCAGCACGCCTTCATAACTGCGCAGGCGCGGATCCCCCGCCGCAAGCTGGCGCGGGTCGAGCGAGACATCGGTGTAGCCGAACAGGGTTGGATCGTAGCCCGCCGCGCGCGCCGAAAGCGCGATGTTGCCATGGCGCGCGTCGAGCGGCGTGCCGTTGCGGCAGACGCGATTGTTCATCTGGTAGAGGCCTGTATAGAGACAGGCGCGGGCCGGAGAACAAGGCGCTGCCCCGCCATAGTGGCGGCGGAAAAGCACGCCCTCGGCGGCGAGCGCATCCGCATTTGGCGTCTTCACCACCGGATGGCCGGCGGCCGAGAGGCAATCGCCACGCCATTGGTCGCAAGTGATGAGGAGAACATTCGGGCGGCTCGTCGGATTGGCCAAGATCGTCTCCTTGTGGAAGCGCTCAGATGGAACGGAAATCACCTGGGTTGCAAGCCGATGCTGGTGATGGATTGGTGAACATATTTTGAACGGTCGTTCACGTTTATGATACAGTCCATCCTGTGTTTGCCCGCTTTGCCGCAGAGCCGCCCCTCCTCATATTGGCGTGGACAGCGGCGAGGGCCGCGCAAGAACAAGGGAAGGAGCACGATCATGCTCAATCAGATCCAAGGCCTGCATCACGTCACCTCGATGGCGAGCGACGCACGCCGCAACAATGAGTTCTTCACGAAAAAGCTCGGCCTGCGCCGGGTGAAGAAAACCGTCAATTTCGACGCGCCGGACGTCTATCACCTCTACTATGCCGATGAGGTCGGCACGCCGGGTTCGGTGATGACGTATTTTCCGTTCCCCGATATCGGCAAGGGCCGGCACGGCGTCGGCGAGGTCGGCACGACCGTGTTCTCGGTGCCGGAAGGCACGCTCGCCTATTGGGAAAAGCGCTTCACCGATGAGGGCGTGGGCAATGTCGCCCGCACCGAAAGCTTTGGCGAAAAGCGGCTTACCTTCACCGGCCCGGACGGCGACAGCTTCGCGCTTGTCGAGGACAAGGCCGACAGCAGAGCGCCCTGGGTCAAGGGCGGCGTTCCCGGCGACGAGGCGATCCGCGGCTTTCACTCGGTCTCGCTCCGGCTGAAGGACGGCGGCGCCACCGAGGAGCTCTTGAAGTTCATGGGCTATGAGGAGGTCGACAAGTCCGGCAATATCCGCCGGCTGGCGATCAAGAACGGCAATGGCGCCGATGTCGTCGACATTGAATCGCTGCCGGGCGCCGGCTTCGCCAATCTCGGCGCCGGCTCGGTGCACCATGTCGCCTTCGCGGTCGAGGATCGCGCCAAGCAGCTCGAGGTGCGCAAGGCGCTGATCGACACGGGCTATGGCGTGACGCCGGTCATCGATCGCGACTATTTCTGGGCGATCTATTTCCGCACGCCGGGCGGTGTTCTGTTCGAGGTGGCAACCAACGAACCGGGCTTCGACCGCGACGAGGATACCGCCCATCTTGGCGAGGCGCTGAAGCTGCCGACGCAGCATCAGCATCTTAGGCCTTATCTCGAAGAGCACCTGCAGAAGCTGGAAGGCTGAAGCCATGAGCAAGGACGCTTACATCCACAAAATGCTGCCCGGTTCGCCGGGCAGCCCGCTGCTCTTTGTCTTCCACGGCACCGGCGCGGACGAGAACCAGCTTCTTGGCTTCGGCCGCGAGCTCGTACCTTCGGCGACAATCATCTCGCCGCGTGGCGATGTGTCGGAGCATGGTGCTGCCCGTTTCTTCCGCCGCACTGGCGAGGGCGTCTACGACATGAACGATCTGGCGCGCGCGACATCGAAGATGGTGGGCTTCGTCAAGGCGCATGTCGAAGCGGCAAAACCATCGGCGGTGTTCGGCCTCGGCTACTCCAACGGCGCCAACATCCTGGCTTCGGTGGTGTTCGCCGAGCCCGGCCTGTTCGACGCCGCGGCGCTGATGCATCCGCTGATCCCGTTCGAACCTCAGGTGCAAGGCAGCCTTGCCGGCCGCCATATCCTGCTCACGGCCGGCAGGCGCGACCCGATCTGCCCGCCTAACCTGACGTCGCGGCTCGAGGCCTATTTGCGTGCCGACGGCGCGGATGTCACAGTGGAATGGCACGACGGCGGGCATGAGGTTCGGCCGAATGAAATCGAAGCGGCGCGGCAGCTGTTCGCGCTCGCGCCCGCTGAAGGAGGCAAGAACAATGGCTGACCAATTGCCCGAGATCGAACTGGAAGACCACGGCTCCAAGGGGCGCTATGTGCTGCGCGGCCCCGGCGGCGCCGAGGCCGAGATGACCTTCACCAAGATCGGCGAGCACCAGCTGATCATCGACCACACCGAGGTGCCGGACGTGTTTCGCGGCCAGGGCGCCGGGCTTCGGCTCGTCACCCGCGCCGTGGAGGATGCCCGTGCCGCAGGCAAGAAGATCATCCCGCTCTGCCCCTTCGCCAACGCCCAGTTCCGCCGCCACCCGGAATGGGCGGATGTGCTGAAGCAGTAGAGGATTTCTTCCTTCCCCCCTTGCGGGGAAGGTGGCCGCGCAGCGGCCGGATGAGGGGTGCTCCGGGGAAAGCCAGCGTCTCACTCCGCTGGAACACTCCTCATCCGTCTCGACGCTGGCGCGCCGATCCACCGCCCAGGGGCGAGCCACGGGTCTCGCCCCGTCCTTCCGACCCCACAAGGGGAGAAGGAAGAGGCCTAGTCTTGCCATTTGCACCGGCCGGCCATCTTGCCTAAGTTGACGGTTCGTTCGGACGAAACCTGTCGTCTCGCCTGTCCCCGATTTGAATGGCTCCCCTGATGACCGATACCGACCTGATCCCCGTTTTCGACGGACACAACGACACGCTGCTGCGACTCTACCAGTCGAAGGAAGCCGATGTCGAAAAGCTGTTCATCGAGGGAACGCCGGGTGGCCATATCGACCTGCCGCGCGCCAGAAAGGGCGGCTTTGCCGGCGGCATGTTCGCGATCTTTCCGCCGCCGGTCGAAAAGTCGAAGCGCGGCGCCGTGCCGCCGGCGCCGAGCGACAACGAGCCGTTGCCGCCCGAGCTGCCGCAGGCAGAAGCGATCACCTCAACCATAGGGATGGCCTCGATCCTGTTCAGGCTGGAGCGCGCCGGCGCGCTGACCGTCTGCCGCAGCGCCGGCGATGTGCGCGACGCGATGGCGAAAGGCTCGATCGCGGCGATTTTCCATATCGAAGGCGTCGAGGCGATCGATCCCGGACTCGCCATGCTCGACGTGCTGCACGCCGCCGGGCTGCGCTCGCTGGGCATCGTCTGGAGCCGCCCGAACGCCTTCGGCAATGGCGTGCCGTTCCGCTTCCCATCCTCGCCCGATACCGGGCCTGGCCTCACCGATGCCGGCAAGGCGCTGGTCAAGGCATGCAACCAGCTCAGGATCATGATCGACCTGTCGCATCTCAACGAGAAGGGTTTTCGCGACGTGTGCGAGCTTAGCGACGCGCCGCTGGTCGCGACTCATTCCAACGTGCATGCGATCTGCGGCCATTCGCGCAACCTGACCGACTGGCAGCTCGGCGCGATCCGCGAATCGGGCGGCATGGTCGGCCTTAACTTCGCCACCGGCTTCCTGCGCGAGGATGGCCGCATGAACGCCGACACCAGCATCGACATCATGGTGCGCCACATCGATTCGCTGTTGCAGGCGCTGGGCGAGGACGGCGTGGGTCTCGGCTCCGATTTCGACGGCGCCATGATCCCGGCCCCGATCGGCGACGTCGCCGGCCTGCCCAAGCTCATCGATGCGCTCGCGGCGCGCGGTTTCGGACGCGCGCTGATCGAGAAGATCGCTTATCGCAACTGGCTGAGTGTGTTGGAAAGAACCATAGGGTGAAGCGTGCCTACTGCGCGTAACCCATTCGCTTCAGCCAGTCTTTGCCAACGCCGCGGTCGCGGATGACCGGCAGAGGGTCCTCCTGATCGAGCCGGGCGCAGATGCGGTAGACCTCCAGCGTCTCGGCATTCATCTCGCCGCGCTTGAAGAAATACATCGCCGCCGCGTAGCGGGTGCGGCCGGACCACATCTCGCCGAGCGGCGTGTTGACCAGCTGCCACTGCTCGGCGGCTTCCGCCTCGAGGTCTTCCGCTTCGCTTGCCATCGTCAGAAGTCCGCCGGCGGGTTGGCGGTGCGGCGGTCGAGCTTGATGAAGGGCCGCGGCACCACCTTCGCCTTCTTCATCAGCTTCTGGTACTGCAGCTCGCGCATGGCGTAGATCTCGACCCAGAGATCGTCGACGATCGTGTCGCCATAGGGCCGCTGCAGGGAGGCGAGCGCGATGTTGCGCTTGGCCATGGGCGACCACATCGCCGCGCTGACCAGCCCGACCTCCTGGCTCTTCCTGTAGTAAACGATGGCATGCTCGGCCGGGATGTTGCCTTCGATCTCCAGCCCAACCAGCACATGGCGCAGCTTCTTCCTGCCGCGCGCTTCGAGGATGGCGCGGCGGCCGTTGAAGTGGCCCTTGTCCGAATCGATCATGAAGCCGAGGCCGATCTCGTCGGGCATGCGCAGGCGGTCGGCGCGAATGGCGTGCTCGGCAGCTGTGAAGTCGGCATTGGCGACGATCAGCCCGGCTTCTAGCCTGGCGCGGTTCAGCGCGGTGTAGCCGATGGCGCGGATGCCGCGCAGCTCGCCCGCCGCCATCAGCCGGTCCCAAAGGCTCAGCGCCTTGTCGGCCGACACGAACAATTCGTAGCCGAGATCGCCGGTGAAGCCGGTGCGCGAGATGGTCACGGTGCCACCGTCATGCGCGAATTCGGCAAGGTCGAAGATTTTCAGCCGCTGGATGCCGGCGAAGCCCGCGTCGCGCAGGATGGCGAAGGAGGTCGGGCCCTGCAGCGCGAGGCCGGCGACGGCTTCGGTCTCTTCCTCGACGCTGACCTCGTAGCCAATCGCGCTGTCGAGCAGCCAGGGCAGATGCCGCTCCTGCGAACCCAGGCGGAAGCGCGTCGGCGAGAGCCGGAACAGCGTTCCGTCGTCGAGCACGAAACCGTCGTCGTCGCACCAGGCGGTGTAGTGGACGCGGCCGGGTTTCAGTTTTGTCACGTCGCGCAGCGTGACGCGGTCAAGATAGGCTTCGGCGTCTGGGCCTTCGATCCGGTATTTGGTCATCGGCGAGATGTCGAACAGCGCCGCCTGGCTGCGGATGGCGAAATATTCGAGCTCCTCGTCCCACAGGGAATGCGGCGCGCGATAGCCGGCCCAATTGTACCAGTCCTCCTTCAGCCCCAGCGCGTCGATGCGCGGCTGGAAAGGCGTGCCGAGCCGCAGCGTGCGGAAGTGGGATTGGGCGGTTGTACGAGTGTCGGCCGAGGGCTTGGTCGTGGGATGATGGTTCATGACGGCGTTCCTTCGCCGTAGAGCGCTACTTCGACGAATTTCATTCTCATGCCCTCATCGCGATGATGCGGCGCGCGGCGTTGAGGCCGGGCGCGCCGGAGATGCCGCCGCCCGGATGCGAGCCGGCGCCGGCAAGGAACAGCCCTTCGAGCGGCGTGTCGTAGCCCGACCAGCCGGAGACCGGCCGCGACATCAGCATCTGGTCGGCCTGCATTTCGCCATGGTGCCAGTGGCCGCCGGGCATGCGGTAGCGCGCCTCGATGTCGGCGGGCGTCAGAAGCTCGGCGTGGCGGACCGTCGCGCCGATGCCGGGCGCATAGGTCTCGAGTTGACCCATGACCGCCTTGAGGAATTGCGGCTTGCCGGCGGTCCAGCCTTCTTTCAACACATAGGGCGCGTATTGCACCACGGCCGAGAGCACGCAGGCGCTGGACGGTGCGAGCGATGGATCGACCAGGCTGGGCAAGGTAATCTCCATCACCGGCTCGGGCGAGAACGCGCCATATTTCGACGGGTTGAAGGCGCGCTCGACATGGTCGGGCGAAGGCGCGATGACGAGGCGACCCTTATGGCCGGCGGCATCGATGCCTGAGAATTGCGGCGGTCGGTCGAGCGCCAGATGGAGCTTCGCCGCATCGCCCTTCATGCGGATATTCCGGACCTTGCGCACGAAGCCGGTGTCGACCTCGCGCGGGCCGACGAGATCGAGGATCGTGGCTGCGGGATTGATGGCCGAGACGACGGTCTTTGCGCGCAGCGTCTCGCGGCTCTGCGTAACGACCCCCACGGCGCGGCCCTTCTCGACGATCACCTTGGCGACCGGCGAAGCGCGACGGATGGAGACGCCGGCCTTCTCCGCCGCGGCGCGAATGGCGGCAACGACGGCGCCCATGCCGCCTTTCGGCTGGACTTGCGCGCCCGCAAGGCCGCCGATCTCGCCGGCAAGCCGATAATAGAGACCGAGCAGGGAGGTCGGCGAGCGCGGCCCCAGATGCGAGCCGAGCGTCGCGTCGAAGGCAAGCAGACCCTTCAGTCGGTCGTCCGAAAGCTGCTCGTCGAGCAGGTCGCAGACATTCATCAGAAGCACGCGCAGGAAGTCGCGCATGTCTTCCTTGCCGAGCCGCTTCAACGCCAGCGCCGTCTGGCCAAGCCCGGTCATTTCCGTGAGCGACATGTTGCCGAGGTCCGGCGGCCGGCGCGACAGGAACGGCTTCAGCACGCCGGCATAGCGCAGCAATTGTGAACGCAATTCCTTCCAGGCGGCTTGCTCCGAAGGGCTCGCGCCGGTCAGCACTTCGCCATAGGCGCCGTGCAGCGTAAGCGGGCCGTCCTTGGACAGCGCGACCGAGGGCACGAAATCGCCGCGTTCGACTTTCAGCCCGTGGCGTTCCAGCTCCAGCGTCTTCACCACATCGGGATGCAGGCGGTTGAGCAGATGGGCGACCGCGGAGACTCGAAAGCCCGGCGCGAATTCCTCGGTGCGTGCCGCGCCGCCGACCTCGTTGCCGGCTTCGAGCAGCAGCACCTTGCGGCCGGATTTCGCCAGCGTGGCGGCGGCGACGAGGCCGTTATGGCCGCCGCCGATGACGATGGCGTCCCAATTCATTTCAGATGACGTCATGGGCCGGGCTCATATGCAGGGTCGGCTTGGCGAGATCGCGCAGGATCTCGGCGGCGGCGTTGCGTCCCGGTGCGCCCATGACGCCGCCGCCGGGATGGGTGGAGGAGCCGCACATATAGAGCCCGCCGATCGGCGAACGGTATTGCGCGTAGCCCGGCACCGGGCGGTTGAAGAGCAGCTGGTCGAAGGTCAGCTCGCCCTGGAAGATATTGCCTTCGGTGAGGCCGACCTCGGCCTCGATCTCGCGCGGCGTGCGCACCTCCATATGGACGATGCGATCGCGGAAGCCGGGCGAATATTGCGCGATCTGGGAAATCACGCTTTCGGCGAAGCCGTCGCGGTCGGCGTCGGTCCAGTCGCGCCCGTCTATCTTGGGCGGCGCGTATTGGACGAAGCAGCTCATGAAGTGCTTGCCCGGCGGCGCCATGGTCGGGTCGAGCGTGGTCGGGATCATCATGTCGAGGAAGGGGTCGGCAGACCAGCGCCCGGCCTTCCAGTCGTCATAGGCGCGCTCCATGCGTTCGATG
This region of Mesorhizobium sp. M2A.F.Ca.ET.046.03.2.1 genomic DNA includes:
- a CDS encoding PRC-barrel domain-containing protein; translation: MIRTLFATTAIATLLATGALAQTTTAPAQQAPAAETTAPVPRADGALMSNIIGESVYNGTGDDAQNIGKVDDVVFDSSGKAKSAIIGVGGFLGVGKKDVAFDYAKLEWAEKNGDRWLVAKSTKDELNALPAFDRKPYDPAPAQATDATQPANNTTAQAPAAAPAEPVKKAEGNLASNIMGESVYNGTADDAQKIGDVNDIVLAKDGKAESLVIGVGGFLGIGEKNVAYDFAKAKWAEKNGDRWLVAETTKEELQAQPDFNRKAYDPAPGTTTAANNAPAATTPAVVSSDTTSDKGAKPAEPAQSTAENKPAAPAAQSTAENKPTDNGTAATDQTKTSSIDKSTLTEMPMGNIRVDDLKGTTVYGANDAEIGSIGDVVLTPENKPDAVIVDVGGFLGIGAKEVALGMDKLKFMTDKNGKKYLYTNFTKEQLQAQTAYDKSSYAANRDQQRMMLK
- a CDS encoding alkaline phosphatase family protein, with the protein product MANPTSRPNVLLITCDQWRGDCLSAAGHPVVKTPNADALAAEGVLFRRHYGGAAPCSPARACLYTGLYQMNNRVCRNGTPLDARHGNIALSARAAGYDPTLFGYTDVSLDPRQLAAGDPRLRSYEGVLPGFTVRQALPEHQKQWLSWLRAQGIDTSSGSPGIHRPAGGQAECDVTNAPPVYSKDQTPSAFLAGEFIRWLGEQEKGAPWFAHISFISPHPPFIVPEPYNTMYDPAEGPAFKRAANWQAEAASHPYLAYDLALQKRTKFVPGMKGNVPDWSEENFRRIRAIYYGMISEVDAQLGRIWQAIKSAGAWDDTIVVLTSDHAEMMGDHFMLGKGGFFDASYHIPLIVRDPRRKAAAGSSVDHFTEAVDVFPTLLDLIGAAPQRHLDGCPLTPWLDGDRPGNWRDAAHWEFDFRTIAAGDAERHFGMESRDCNLAVIRSAGFKYVHFGGDLPALLFDLSQDPRELNNVANDPAYLPVRLEFAEKMLAWRATHLDQSLALAELTEDGVAGCVAKAVGQ
- a CDS encoding VOC family protein; the protein is MLNQIQGLHHVTSMASDARRNNEFFTKKLGLRRVKKTVNFDAPDVYHLYYADEVGTPGSVMTYFPFPDIGKGRHGVGEVGTTVFSVPEGTLAYWEKRFTDEGVGNVARTESFGEKRLTFTGPDGDSFALVEDKADSRAPWVKGGVPGDEAIRGFHSVSLRLKDGGATEELLKFMGYEEVDKSGNIRRLAIKNGNGADVVDIESLPGAGFANLGAGSVHHVAFAVEDRAKQLEVRKALIDTGYGVTPVIDRDYFWAIYFRTPGGVLFEVATNEPGFDRDEDTAHLGEALKLPTQHQHLRPYLEEHLQKLEG
- a CDS encoding alpha/beta hydrolase; this encodes MSKDAYIHKMLPGSPGSPLLFVFHGTGADENQLLGFGRELVPSATIISPRGDVSEHGAARFFRRTGEGVYDMNDLARATSKMVGFVKAHVEAAKPSAVFGLGYSNGANILASVVFAEPGLFDAAALMHPLIPFEPQVQGSLAGRHILLTAGRRDPICPPNLTSRLEAYLRADGADVTVEWHDGGHEVRPNEIEAARQLFALAPAEGGKNNG
- a CDS encoding GNAT family N-acetyltransferase, with the translated sequence MADQLPEIELEDHGSKGRYVLRGPGGAEAEMTFTKIGEHQLIIDHTEVPDVFRGQGAGLRLVTRAVEDARAAGKKIIPLCPFANAQFRRHPEWADVLKQ
- a CDS encoding dipeptidase gives rise to the protein MTDTDLIPVFDGHNDTLLRLYQSKEADVEKLFIEGTPGGHIDLPRARKGGFAGGMFAIFPPPVEKSKRGAVPPAPSDNEPLPPELPQAEAITSTIGMASILFRLERAGALTVCRSAGDVRDAMAKGSIAAIFHIEGVEAIDPGLAMLDVLHAAGLRSLGIVWSRPNAFGNGVPFRFPSSPDTGPGLTDAGKALVKACNQLRIMIDLSHLNEKGFRDVCELSDAPLVATHSNVHAICGHSRNLTDWQLGAIRESGGMVGLNFATGFLREDGRMNADTSIDIMVRHIDSLLQALGEDGVGLGSDFDGAMIPAPIGDVAGLPKLIDALAARGFGRALIEKIAYRNWLSVLERTIG
- a CDS encoding aminomethyltransferase family protein, with the protein product MNHHPTTKPSADTRTTAQSHFRTLRLGTPFQPRIDALGLKEDWYNWAGYRAPHSLWDEELEYFAIRSQAALFDISPMTKYRIEGPDAEAYLDRVTLRDVTKLKPGRVHYTAWCDDDGFVLDDGTLFRLSPTRFRLGSQERHLPWLLDSAIGYEVSVEEETEAVAGLALQGPTSFAILRDAGFAGIQRLKIFDLAEFAHDGGTVTISRTGFTGDLGYELFVSADKALSLWDRLMAAGELRGIRAIGYTALNRARLEAGLIVANADFTAAEHAIRADRLRMPDEIGLGFMIDSDKGHFNGRRAILEARGRKKLRHVLVGLEIEGNIPAEHAIVYYRKSQEVGLVSAAMWSPMAKRNIALASLQRPYGDTIVDDLWVEIYAMRELQYQKLMKKAKVVPRPFIKLDRRTANPPADF
- a CDS encoding NAD(P)/FAD-dependent oxidoreductase encodes the protein MTSSEMNWDAIVIGGGHNGLVAAATLAKSGRKVLLLEAGNEVGGAARTEEFAPGFRVSAVAHLLNRLHPDVVKTLELERHGLKVERGDFVPSVALSKDGPLTLHGAYGEVLTGASPSEQAAWKELRSQLLRYAGVLKPFLSRRPPDLGNMSLTEMTGLGQTALALKRLGKEDMRDFLRVLLMNVCDLLDEQLSDDRLKGLLAFDATLGSHLGPRSPTSLLGLYYRLAGEIGGLAGAQVQPKGGMGAVVAAIRAAAEKAGVSIRRASPVAKVIVEKGRAVGVVTQSRETLRAKTVVSAINPAATILDLVGPREVDTGFVRKVRNIRMKGDAAKLHLALDRPPQFSGIDAAGHKGRLVIAPSPDHVERAFNPSKYGAFSPEPVMEITLPSLVDPSLAPSSACVLSAVVQYAPYVLKEGWTAGKPQFLKAVMGQLETYAPGIGATVRHAELLTPADIEARYRMPGGHWHHGEMQADQMLMSRPVSGWSGYDTPLEGLFLAGAGSHPGGGISGAPGLNAARRIIAMRA